The bacterium DNA segment TGCTTGTCTGACGAAGAAATCTTAACAAAAGCCCGCTTGGAGAAACGAATACTACTCACTATGGACTTGGATTTTGGCTATCTCTTGGCAGTGAGCAAAGAACAATTACCTAGCATAATTTTGTTTCGATTAAAAGACGAACGGTCAGAGGTAGTAAATAGACGATTGGCCGAGGCTCTTACCCATTGCAGAAATGACCTCAAAACCGGCGCCATCATTTCAATTAGTGAAATTACCATTCGTGTTCGACATT contains these protein-coding regions:
- a CDS encoding DUF5615 family PIN-like protein, yielding MRFLADMGISNRTVTWLRQQGYDTVHLSEEGLQCLSDEEILTKARLEKRILLTMDLDFGYLLAVSKEQLPSIILFRLKDERSEVVNRRLAEALTHCRNDLKTGAIISISEITIRVRHLPI